From a region of the Azospirillum formosense genome:
- a CDS encoding DUF3108 domain-containing protein, producing MTHRTAPPAKPSIKRPSAALVAGLTAGLGAALAGLFPLPALAQRWQLDYRVHVGGVAVLDARAELTLTEGRYSVQVDAATDGFLGRLFPWESQSLSVGTVGPDGVAPIRHTQSGVLRGSPRTVTLDYGPDGRVRTQVSPPPEEEDRDPVPDDLTRQTRDPLSGVLDMLLAGLHGQGCQRTLPVYDGRRRYDMIFTDRGMTMVGASRHSVFAGAARQCRVSHKPIAGYERTPRQAFWQRGGNREERPPVDLWIAPVEGAGPPLPVRLEADSGFGGVVIHLTAARKSERTADRPAPP from the coding sequence ATGACGCACCGGACCGCGCCTCCCGCCAAGCCTTCCATCAAGCGTCCCTCGGCCGCCCTCGTCGCCGGCCTCACCGCCGGATTAGGCGCGGCGCTCGCCGGGCTGTTCCCCCTGCCCGCCCTGGCGCAGCGCTGGCAACTGGACTACCGCGTCCATGTCGGCGGCGTGGCCGTGCTCGACGCACGGGCGGAACTGACCTTGACCGAGGGCCGCTACAGCGTTCAGGTCGACGCCGCGACGGACGGCTTTCTGGGACGTCTGTTTCCCTGGGAAAGCCAGTCGCTCAGCGTCGGCACGGTCGGCCCGGATGGCGTCGCCCCGATCCGTCACACCCAGTCCGGCGTTCTGCGCGGCTCCCCGCGGACCGTCACCTTGGACTACGGGCCGGACGGCCGCGTTCGCACGCAGGTCTCCCCGCCCCCGGAGGAGGAGGACCGCGACCCCGTGCCCGACGACCTCACCCGGCAGACCCGCGACCCGCTGAGCGGCGTCCTGGACATGCTGCTGGCCGGGCTGCACGGCCAGGGGTGCCAGCGCACGTTGCCCGTCTATGACGGGCGGCGCCGTTACGACATGATTTTCACGGATCGGGGAATGACCATGGTCGGGGCGTCGCGCCATTCGGTCTTCGCGGGCGCGGCGCGGCAATGCCGGGTGTCCCACAAGCCGATCGCCGGCTACGAGCGCACGCCGCGCCAGGCCTTCTGGCAACGCGGCGGAAACCGGGAGGAACGCCCACCCGTCGATCTGTGGATCGCTCCGGTGGAGGGGGCGGGCCCGCCCCTGCCCGTCCGGCTGGAAGCCGACAGCGGATTCGGCGGGGTGGTCATCCACCTCACCGCCGCCCGCAAGAGCGAGCGAACGGCGGATCGCCCCGCCCCGCCCTGA
- a CDS encoding HAD-IA family hydrolase: MSAVPAAIPFAAVVFDLDGTLIDSARDMTRVLNRTLSRFARPALSEAHVRGMVGDGSAALVRQAFAATGDALDDEALRTALAAYLDDYLQDDEPPVLYPDVPETLAALAESGVRLGLCTNKPERITRKLLAGLGLSPLFGALAGGDTLPVKKPDGRHLSWVVEALGGGSAAMVGDNRNDVAAARAAGVPVVAMTYGYPRMPVRELGADILLDRIADLPDALRRLGA, from the coding sequence ATGTCTGCCGTGCCCGCCGCCATTCCCTTTGCCGCCGTCGTCTTCGACCTGGACGGCACGTTGATCGACAGCGCGCGGGACATGACCCGAGTCCTCAACCGCACCCTGTCGCGCTTCGCCCGGCCGGCCCTCAGCGAGGCTCATGTGCGCGGCATGGTGGGTGACGGCTCGGCCGCGCTCGTCCGGCAGGCCTTCGCGGCGACCGGAGACGCCCTGGACGACGAGGCGCTCCGGACGGCCCTGGCCGCCTACCTGGACGACTATCTCCAGGATGACGAGCCCCCGGTGCTCTATCCCGACGTCCCGGAAACGCTGGCGGCGCTGGCGGAGAGCGGCGTGAGGCTTGGGCTTTGCACAAACAAGCCGGAGCGGATCACCCGGAAGCTGCTGGCCGGGCTGGGCCTGTCGCCGCTGTTCGGCGCGCTGGCCGGGGGCGACACGCTGCCGGTGAAGAAGCCCGACGGCCGCCATCTGTCCTGGGTGGTCGAGGCGCTGGGCGGCGGCAGCGCCGCCATGGTGGGAGACAACCGCAACGACGTGGCGGCCGCACGCGCCGCCGGGGTTCCGGTGGTGGCCATGACCTACGGATATCCCCGCATGCCGGTGCGCGAACTGGGCGCCGACATCCTGCTCGATCGCATCGCCGACCTGCCGGACGCCCTGCGGCGGCTGGGCGCCTGA
- the glmU gene encoding bifunctional UDP-N-acetylglucosamine diphosphorylase/glucosamine-1-phosphate N-acetyltransferase GlmU → MTPHRPLACVILAAGKGTRMKSDLPKVLHRVAGQPMVGHVLSAVRALDPDHVVVVVGPGMDNVADAVAPYPTAVQHEQRGTADAVRAAFGLLEGFDGDVVVLYGDTPLVTPDTLRAMVAARRQPSDPAVVVLGMRPDDPGVYGRLILNARGGLEKIVEYLDASEEERQVTLCNAGLMAFDGARMFDLISRIGNSNAKSEYYLTDVVQIARSNGMACAVVEAAPAEVVGVNSRAELSEVEKLIQRRLRKAAMDNGATLTDPDSVTFCVDTRLGRDVIVGPHVVFGPGVVVADRVEIKAFSHLEQVRVDSGAQVGPYARLRPGAEIGPDAHIGNFVEIKNAKIEAGAKVNHLTYIGDARVGAKANIGAGTITCNYDGYAKSHTDIGAGAFIGSNTALVAPVRVGDGAIVGAGSVVTTDVEGDALVVARGRQQAYTGWAKRFRERKQNEKAKKA, encoded by the coding sequence ATGACTCCGCACCGCCCGCTCGCCTGCGTCATTCTCGCCGCCGGCAAAGGCACCCGCATGAAGTCGGACCTGCCGAAGGTCCTGCACCGCGTCGCCGGCCAGCCGATGGTCGGACACGTCCTGTCCGCGGTGCGGGCGCTCGACCCCGACCATGTCGTCGTGGTGGTCGGCCCCGGCATGGATAATGTGGCCGACGCCGTCGCCCCCTACCCCACCGCCGTCCAGCACGAGCAGCGCGGCACCGCCGACGCCGTGCGCGCCGCCTTCGGCCTGCTGGAAGGCTTCGACGGCGACGTGGTGGTGCTCTACGGCGACACGCCGCTGGTCACGCCGGACACGCTGCGCGCCATGGTCGCCGCACGGCGCCAGCCGAGCGACCCGGCGGTCGTCGTGCTGGGCATGCGGCCCGACGATCCCGGCGTCTACGGGCGCCTGATCCTGAACGCCCGCGGCGGGCTGGAGAAGATCGTCGAGTATCTCGACGCCTCGGAGGAGGAGCGCCAGGTCACTCTGTGCAACGCAGGCCTGATGGCCTTCGACGGTGCGCGGATGTTCGACCTGATCAGCCGCATCGGCAACAGCAACGCCAAGAGCGAATATTACCTCACCGACGTGGTGCAGATCGCCCGCAGCAACGGCATGGCCTGCGCGGTGGTCGAGGCCGCCCCGGCGGAGGTCGTCGGCGTGAATTCCCGCGCCGAGCTGTCCGAGGTGGAAAAGCTGATCCAGCGCCGCCTGCGCAAGGCCGCCATGGACAACGGCGCCACACTGACCGATCCGGACAGCGTCACCTTCTGCGTGGACACCCGCCTCGGCCGCGACGTGATCGTCGGCCCGCACGTCGTGTTCGGCCCCGGCGTGGTCGTCGCCGACCGGGTCGAGATCAAGGCATTCAGCCATCTGGAGCAGGTGCGGGTGGACAGCGGCGCGCAGGTCGGCCCCTACGCCCGCCTGCGCCCGGGTGCGGAGATCGGCCCGGACGCCCACATCGGCAACTTCGTCGAGATCAAGAACGCGAAGATCGAGGCCGGCGCCAAGGTCAACCACCTCACCTACATCGGCGACGCGCGGGTGGGGGCGAAGGCCAACATCGGCGCCGGCACGATCACCTGCAACTACGACGGCTACGCCAAGAGCCACACCGACATCGGCGCCGGGGCCTTCATCGGTTCCAACACCGCGCTGGTGGCTCCGGTCCGGGTGGGCGACGGCGCGATCGTCGGGGCGGGCAGCGTGGTCACCACCGACGTTGAGGGCGACGCGCTGGTCGTGGCGCGCGGACGCCAGCAGGCTTACACCGGCTGGGCCAAGCGTTTCCGCGAACGGAAGCAAAACGAGAAAGCGAAAAAGGCGTAA
- the glmS gene encoding glutamine--fructose-6-phosphate transaminase (isomerizing) produces MCGIIGIIGTHDAAPRLVEGLRRLEYRGYDSAGVATLVKGGIERRRAEGKLLNLDAKLREAPLPGVIGIGHTRWATHGGPTENNAHPHATHRVAVVHNGIIENYQELKTELIEHGYVFESATDTEVIAHLVTYYMEKEGLGPVEAAAASFKRFTGAFSLVLLFSGQEEMLIGARHGTPLAVGYGEGEMYFASDAFALAPLTNRICYLEDGDWVELTRTAAVIHDASDAVVERPVKTTALSGALIGKDGYRHYMLKEIYEQPQVIGDTLNAYINPETGRVTLPETSFDIAKATKLTIVACGTAYYAGVVAKYWFETLARLPVEVDIASEFRYREAPMPEGGVALFISQSGETLDTLEALRYCKRQGQKILSIVNVPESTIARESDAVLYTMAGPEIGVASTKAFTTQLTTLACLAVTVGHDRGVIPAERMQQIAQALREVPARAADVLAHDERLHELAQEVAEARDVLYLGRGAMYPLALEGALKLKEISYIHAEGYAAGELKHGPIALIDESVPVIVLVPSDNLFEKTVSNVQEVCARSGKVLLIADKKGIDKLSDKVRWSLELPACDPLVAPLLYAIPVQLLAYHVAVLKGTDVDQPRNLAKSVTVE; encoded by the coding sequence ATGTGTGGCATCATCGGCATCATCGGCACGCATGACGCGGCCCCCCGCCTCGTCGAGGGTCTCCGCCGCCTCGAATACCGCGGTTACGACAGCGCCGGCGTCGCCACGCTGGTCAAGGGCGGCATTGAGCGCCGCCGCGCCGAGGGCAAGCTGCTCAACCTCGACGCCAAGCTGCGCGAGGCGCCGCTGCCGGGCGTGATCGGCATCGGCCACACCCGCTGGGCCACCCACGGCGGCCCGACCGAGAACAACGCCCATCCGCACGCCACCCACCGCGTGGCCGTGGTGCACAACGGCATCATCGAGAATTACCAGGAGCTGAAGACCGAGCTGATCGAGCACGGCTACGTCTTCGAAAGCGCCACCGACACCGAGGTGATCGCCCACCTCGTCACCTATTACATGGAGAAGGAGGGGCTGGGTCCGGTCGAGGCCGCGGCCGCCTCCTTCAAGCGCTTCACCGGCGCCTTCTCGCTGGTGCTGCTGTTCTCCGGCCAGGAGGAGATGCTGATCGGCGCCCGCCACGGCACGCCGCTGGCCGTCGGCTACGGCGAGGGGGAGATGTATTTCGCCTCCGACGCCTTCGCCCTGGCGCCGCTGACCAACCGCATCTGCTATCTGGAGGACGGCGACTGGGTGGAGCTGACCCGCACCGCCGCCGTGATCCACGACGCCAGCGACGCGGTGGTCGAACGTCCGGTCAAGACCACCGCGCTGTCCGGCGCGCTGATCGGCAAGGACGGCTACCGGCACTACATGCTCAAGGAGATCTACGAGCAGCCGCAGGTCATCGGCGACACGCTGAACGCCTACATCAACCCGGAAACCGGACGCGTCACCCTGCCGGAGACCAGCTTCGACATCGCCAAGGCGACGAAGCTGACCATCGTCGCCTGCGGCACCGCCTATTACGCCGGCGTGGTGGCGAAATACTGGTTCGAGACGCTGGCCCGCCTGCCGGTCGAGGTCGACATCGCCTCGGAGTTCCGCTACCGCGAGGCGCCGATGCCCGAGGGCGGCGTGGCGCTGTTCATCAGCCAGTCGGGCGAGACGCTGGATACGCTGGAGGCGCTGCGCTACTGCAAGCGCCAGGGCCAGAAGATCCTGTCCATCGTCAACGTGCCGGAAAGCACCATCGCGCGCGAGTCCGACGCGGTGCTCTACACCATGGCCGGTCCGGAGATCGGCGTCGCCTCGACCAAGGCCTTCACGACGCAGCTGACCACGCTGGCCTGTCTGGCGGTCACGGTCGGCCACGACCGCGGCGTCATCCCGGCGGAGCGGATGCAGCAGATCGCCCAGGCCCTGCGCGAGGTGCCGGCCCGCGCCGCCGACGTGCTGGCCCACGACGAACGCCTGCACGAGTTGGCGCAGGAGGTCGCGGAGGCCCGCGACGTTCTGTATCTGGGCCGCGGAGCGATGTACCCGCTGGCTCTGGAAGGTGCGCTGAAACTGAAGGAGATCAGCTACATCCACGCCGAAGGTTACGCGGCGGGTGAACTGAAGCACGGTCCCATCGCGTTGATCGACGAGAGCGTGCCGGTCATCGTCCTGGTGCCGTCGGACAACCTGTTCGAAAAGACCGTGTCCAACGTCCAGGAAGTCTGCGCGCGGTCCGGCAAGGTGCTGCTGATCGCCGACAAGAAGGGGATCGACAAACTGTCCGACAAGGTCCGCTGGTCGCTGGAGCTGCCGGCCTGCGACCCGCTGGTCGCCCCGCTGCTCTACGCCATCCCGGTCCAGCTGCTGGCCTATCACGTCGCCGTGCTTAAGGGCACCGACGTCGACCAGCCGCGCAACCTCGCCAAGTCGGTCACCGTCGAGTAA
- a CDS encoding helix-turn-helix domain-containing protein, which translates to MATSLAYPSPGAKQGNVTSMPSFKPVAALTRGLDVLRIVNELRDASVAALHRETGLDKATIVRMLETLEHEGYVTRNPSNSGYVATGRTLQLSRGYDLHHRIGLLCEPILTEFRQAIGWPSDVALFDHDAMIVVQTSRETGPLFFNRRPGFRAPILETSIGRAYLAFCADSERERILARLRPRTDPANALASDPQRLEALLSDVRARGFACMDDSYSDREYSGQLWAMAVPVRDEQGILATLNIMMLRSAVSPEAAQERFLDMLITNANRLAHVLRHASWG; encoded by the coding sequence ATGGCGACATCGCTGGCGTACCCAAGTCCCGGCGCCAAACAAGGGAACGTGACCTCGATGCCTTCCTTCAAACCCGTTGCGGCTCTGACCCGAGGCCTTGACGTCCTGCGGATCGTCAACGAACTGCGCGATGCGTCCGTTGCCGCTCTGCACAGGGAAACGGGGCTCGACAAGGCCACGATCGTGCGAATGCTGGAGACGCTGGAGCATGAAGGTTACGTGACCCGCAACCCATCCAACTCAGGATACGTCGCGACCGGGCGCACGCTGCAGCTAAGCCGTGGTTACGACCTGCATCACCGAATTGGGCTGCTGTGCGAACCGATCCTGACGGAGTTCCGTCAGGCGATCGGTTGGCCGTCCGATGTGGCGCTGTTCGATCACGACGCCATGATCGTCGTCCAGACGAGCCGCGAAACGGGGCCGCTGTTCTTCAATCGCCGCCCTGGTTTCCGTGCGCCGATCCTGGAAACCTCCATTGGGCGGGCTTATCTCGCTTTCTGCGCCGACAGCGAACGGGAACGCATTCTTGCACGCCTGAGGCCCCGCACCGATCCCGCCAATGCCCTGGCCAGCGATCCGCAACGGCTTGAGGCCCTTCTGAGTGACGTGCGGGCCCGAGGTTTTGCCTGCATGGATGACTCTTACAGCGACCGTGAATATTCCGGCCAGCTTTGGGCCATGGCGGTGCCGGTGCGTGACGAGCAGGGTATTCTCGCAACGCTCAACATCATGATGCTGCGCAGCGCTGTTTCTCCGGAAGCCGCCCAGGAGCGGTTCCTTGATATGCTCATAACGAACGCCAACCGACTTGCCCATGTCCTCCGTCATGCTTCTTGGGGGTGA